The Caldisalinibacter kiritimatiensis sequence CAGTTCCATATGCTGATTTTGTAACTACTACTACACATAAGACTTTAAGAGGTCCAAGGGGTGGAGCTATATTATGTAAAGAAGAGTATGCTAAAAAGATAGATAAAGCTATTTTCCCTGGAATACAAGGCGGTCCTTTAATGCATATAATTGCAGCAAAAGCAGTTAGTTTCAAAGAGGCGTTAGAAGATGAGTTTAAAGAGTATCAACAACAAGTTATAAACAATGCAAAAGCTTTAGCTGATGCATTAAAGCAAAAAGGTTTTAAATTAGTATCAGGTGGAACTGATAACCACTTAATCTTAATCGATTTAAGAAATAAAAATATTACAGGTAAAGAAGCAGAGCATCTCTTAGATGAGGTTGGTATAACTACAAATAAAAATACAATTCCATTTGACCCTGAAAGTCCTTTTGTTACTAGTGGTTTAAGGATTGGAACACCAGCTATTACTACAAGAGGAATGAAAGAAGAAGAAATGAAAGAAATAGCGGATATAATAGCGGCTACTTTGGATAAAACAGCTAAATTAGAAGAAATTAAGAAAAGAGTTAAGTCGTTATGTGATAGATTCCCATTATACGAATAAAAATTAAATACATAAAAAAATGAGGGTTATTTTGAACCCTCATTTTTTAATGAGTATGTTATAATTTAAATAAAAAGGGACAAGGGGAATGATATAATGAATAAAGATAAGATTTGTAGTATTATACTGCAAAATATTTTGCAGTACATAGATGAAGGAATCCATGTAATAGACAAAGAAGGTAACTCTTTATTTTATAATGACAATATGGCTATATTAGAAGGTTTAGAAAGAGAAGTAGTATTAAATAATAAATTTTCAGAGATTTTCCCTAGCTTAGATGAAGATACAAGCACCCTTTTTACAGTAATGAAAACAGGTAGACCTATTGAAAATAGACAGCAAGCATATATAAACTATAAAGGTGAAAAAATTACTACTGTTAATACAACAATACCATTGTTTATTAATAAAAAGAAGGTTGGAGCACTTGAAATAGCTAAAGATGTAACTAAGATAAAGCAATTATCAGAACAAGTAATAGATTTACAACAGGAGTTAATAGGAAACAATAGTAAAAGTAATAACCTAAGTATTTCAAGATATATCTTTGACAATATTATTGGAAATAGCGAAGAAATAAAGAAAGCGTTAAATTTAGCAAGAAAAGCTTCAAGGTCCTCATCTAGTGTATTAATTTATGGTGAAACAGGTACAGGAAAAGAGCTATTTGCTCAAAGTATACATTATTGTGGTAATAGAAAGGACAAGCCTTTTATTGCACAAAACTGTGCTGCACTTCCTGAATCACTTTTAGAAGGTATTTTATTCGGTACAGTTAAAGGTGGATTCACAGGGGCTACTGATAGACCAGGGCTTTTTGAGCAGGCAAATGGAGGCACTTTGCTTTTAGACGAAATAAATTCTATGGGGCTGAATCTACAATCAAAGTTACTTAGAGTATTACAAGAAGGATATATTAGAAGAGTGGGTGGTACAAAAGATATACCAATAGATGTAAAAATAATAGCTACAACTAATGAAAATCCAATGGAAGCAATAGAAAAAGGCAACCTAAGAAAAGATTTATATTATAGATTAAATGTAATATCCATTAGAATACCTGCTTTAAGAGAGAGATATGAAGATATAAAGCTACTATGTGACCATTTTATTAGAAAATACAATAAAAAACTAAAAAAAGACGTTTGGATGTTAGCTGAAG is a genomic window containing:
- the glyA gene encoding serine hydroxymethyltransferase, giving the protein VPYADFVTTTTHKTLRGPRGGAILCKEEYAKKIDKAIFPGIQGGPLMHIIAAKAVSFKEALEDEFKEYQQQVINNAKALADALKQKGFKLVSGGTDNHLILIDLRNKNITGKEAEHLLDEVGITTNKNTIPFDPESPFVTSGLRIGTPAITTRGMKEEEMKEIADIIAATLDKTAKLEEIKKRVKSLCDRFPLYE
- a CDS encoding sigma-54 interaction domain-containing protein: MNKDKICSIILQNILQYIDEGIHVIDKEGNSLFYNDNMAILEGLEREVVLNNKFSEIFPSLDEDTSTLFTVMKTGRPIENRQQAYINYKGEKITTVNTTIPLFINKKKVGALEIAKDVTKIKQLSEQVIDLQQELIGNNSKSNNLSISRYIFDNIIGNSEEIKKALNLARKASRSSSSVLIYGETGTGKELFAQSIHYCGNRKDKPFIAQNCAALPESLLEGILFGTVKGGFTGATDRPGLFEQANGGTLLLDEINSMGLNLQSKLLRVLQEGYIRRVGGTKDIPIDVKIIATTNENPMEAIEKGNLRKDLYYRLNVISIRIPALRERYEDIKLLCDHFIRKYNKKLKKDVWMLAEDVLNDFMSYSWPGNVRELKNMIEGSMNCISKDEHVLKKEHFPMFIESKGSDDKDILKEINLNLPLPAILQNIEKSIILKKLKENNYNITRTAKNLQIKRQTLQHKIKKYEINK